A region of the Callithrix jacchus isolate 240 chromosome 10, calJac240_pri, whole genome shotgun sequence genome:
gtatttaataatggctgatcaatattttgtgtatttaaaatggagaactctataaatatttattgagttcacttgttccggatctgagttgaagtcctggatatccttattaattttctgtctcgttgagtctaaatctcattatgggtcttatgtatctgggtattaagatctcttattattgcattgatcctttatcactgtatctttgttgtttgaaatctattttatcaaatgtgagaattgcaactcctgctttttgtttatttatttatttttgctctccattttgttggtaaattttttttccaaccctttgatttgagtctttgtgtatctttggatataccgttaggttttggctgtatcttttgattgggggatttagtcgatttaaatttagggttactgccatttaatgttaactggctattttatccatttgttgatgtaaattcttctttatgttgatgctctttactttttggtatatttttagaaaggctcatactggatgaaaaggaatgagcaaagtctccaagaaatatgggactatgtgaaaagacccaatctacgtttgattggggtacctgaatgtgatggagagaatgaatctgagCTGGAAAAtgcttttcaggatattatccaggaaaattttcgcAATCTAGcaaatccatttatttttactcAATTTTTCTGGTACtctgtagggtccagccctaccgGGTCCTGTGAGCCCCTCTCTACTTgtatggagatgagaaactgtggAAGTAAAGACACAAAacacagagatggagagaaagagagtttggacccaggggtccactgccaaccaaagtgCGGAGTCCGGCAGTGGCACCGAGGGCCTGCACTCTCTGACTTTcattgagtacaaagcaggggaCAGGGTAGGTAGGGTGAAGTAATGGCGGTTGGTGATCGGGTCAGGTAAATCACGTGTCTTGGAGATAGGGGCCCAGGTCTTTCAAGTAGCAGAGATaaggtaaggagcataatgcatcAGCACTTTTTCCACACTtgtaaagaaagaacaaagattaAGATTTGTGTTACTTTTACTGATGATATCTTccaagaaaaagaggaaccaggtgcagaagcagaacatgaAAGTGGACATGGAAGGTGACCACGAAGCatagcatcacatagagacaattaagcccCCGATGTCTGTGGGTGTCCCTGACAGCTGTCAGAcctaccacaagagcttgggGGAGCAGAGTTTTCTCCTACCTCCTACAGGGAAGGAGACATCTTGGACGTCTCCTTCGACAGCTGGCTAAACAGTGGGCACTGTCCCAGCATTGCCACACAGCCAAggcaccctccagcagccctgACATGGGCGTGTCAGAGGGCttaaagcatcttgccttagggtcactTCTTTCACAATGTCACCTTAGGTTCACACTTTGCAACCCGAGAACCATTAGTAACATTAAACGATTATAAtgagtgtatatattttaaagtatctatACCTGTGATTACTTATGTGATTATatttctaattccatcatttatatggaaacaggctgaggcttcagaacCTTGCCTCTGCACTTGCCGGGTCACCCACCCACAGTACTCTagttattttatccttttaagaTTTAAAACATGAACATGTTGCTTCTATAAAATTACTCAGTAATGACACAAGAATTAATTCATATAAAATGCtatatttacatattctggataaaaTGTGCCAaggatgctgggcatggtggctctcgcctataatcccagcactttgtgaggctgaggcgagcggatcatgaggtcaagagactggccaacatggtgaaaccctgtttccattaaaaatacaaaaaattagctgggcatggtggcacatgcctgtagtcctagctactcaggaggctgaggcaggagaatcgcttgaacccaggaggcagaggttgtagtgagccgagattgcaccactgcactccagcctggtgacagagcaagacactgtctcaaaaacaaaaacaaaaacaaaacaaatgtgctAAGGAAGAGCATATACTTTCATTTaacaatatatgtttttaaaataaaattagcactCTTGGAACAGTATTCAGCTAAGTAAATTTGAAAGCATTAGGCTCAACTTTATATTCTGCTactcaaattaaatatttaaattatttccattaaaTATTCATGTATTACATACAGTtctacagagaaacagaaccaataaaaatatgtgtataaataaaaGGACATTATTATGGGAAGTGGCTCACGTGAagttggaggctgagaagtctcacGACTGCaaactggagaaccaggaaagccagcAGAGTAACTCAGAGTTTGAAGGCCTGAGAAAGGTCAGGACACGGCTGTGGAACTGGTATAAGGCCTGGAGGCCAAAGGCCCAAAAACCAGGACCTCAAATGTTCAAGAGTAAGAGAAGATGACTGTCCCAgttcaagaaaagagaaaattcatccttcctccacctttttgttcttttcaggaAAGCCCTCAATAGATTGAATAATGACCACCCACATTGGTGAGGGCAGACCTTCCTTACTCAGTCTCCTGATTCAAATATTAATCACTTTtggaaacaccttcacagacacattcagaataatgtttaagcagctatctgggcatcccttaatccagccaaactgacacataaaattgaccatcagAACTTGCCACATTACATTTAATCCACATGCATTTTCCATACCCAGGGAGAATTTCCCATTTCATGGGAAACTTCCATGTATTTCTATTAATGGACTTATTTTTGCTCTGGTTTTATGTATATTTGCATTGACGTGGTAGGAAAAAAATGCATGTAGAACAAATGAATGTATTAATATCTTTAAGGGTTTTGGCAAGGAAGCCCCAAGATGTCTTAGCCATTCTTGTTTGGGTGTTGTTTCTGGAcataatgtttctttttatctAGACAATAGACTTTAACTGGCATGGCCATCACATCAAGAATATAACATTATTGTGGACCTTAAATGTGATTCAGAACATGGAGAAAATCTGACAGAAATAGGTTGTGGTGAATCCTACAATGTTAAACTCACAATCCTAGAGACAATTTTGCCTTCTCAACAACCTTCTTGAATGCGCTCTTCACTTCCTTGTTCCTCAGGCTATAGACCAGGGGGTTCAGCATGGGGATGACCATCGTGTAGAACACAGATGCCATTTTGTCTGTGTCCATGGAGTGACTGGAGCTGGGCTGTAAGTACATGAAGATAATAGTCCCATAGAAGATGGCAACTGCAATGAAGTGAGAGGCACAGGTGGATAAAGCCTTCTGGTATCCTAAAGCTGAGTGCATCTTTAGGATGGtgataaaaatgaatatgtaGGATATCAAGATAACCAGGAGAGCAAAAAAGATGTTGAAGCTCACAACATAAACAAGAACAAGCTCACTAACACGTCTATCAGAGCAAGCGAGAACCATGATTGCTGGAATATCACAGAAAAAGTGATGGACTTCATTGGACTTACAGAAAGAGAGACTAAATGTGTCCCCAGTGTGGATGGAGGCATTCAGGAAACCACAGAGGTAGGAGCCTATGGtcagataaacacacacacttgTTGTCATGGTCGTGGTGTAATGTAGGGGTTTGCACACTGCTGCATAGCGGTCATAGGCCATTGAGGCCAAAAGGTAATTTTCCACAGTGGCAAAAGCTACAAAAATGTACATTTGAGCAGCACATGCATGGTAGGAGATGACCTTGTCTTCTATAAGGAATCCAGCCATGACCATTGGAGTGACAGCTGAGGAGTAGCCAAAGTCCACTAGAGACAAGttgctgagaaaaaaatacatgggaTTGTGGAGATAGGAATCCCAGAATATCAATACAATAATTCCCAGGTTTCCAACCAGAGTGATAATATAGATGAAGAGGAAGACTATAAAGAGGGGAACTTGCAGTTCTGAGTCATTTGTTAGTCCTAGAAGGATGAACTGTGTTACTTCTGTCTTATTTTCCATCATTGTTCTGGGTACCCATAGGATGCTTGTAGCAATACAAAAAAGAACAGTGTGattaaataattgaattaaaattGAAAAGTATAAGTACAATATGTATTCCTTCATTGTAGCAATAACTTGTACTTGATTTCTAAGATTCCCTAGAAAAAGCATGGCCTCAACAGCCAAATTTAGTGCATTAATTATATAGCGTTACATACTGTTGAATCTGAAGAATCTTAATAGATTACCTATCTACACaactttcaaattttataaatttgtaaaCTCGTATGAAGAAAATTTACTAACGTGATCAAGATGACTTGTCCAGTTGCATCTATCTGTTAATTCACTTTTCCAGAGCACAGGAAAAGCTGACACATGTTGCTAATTTGCCAAGAACTTCTCTAGACATTTTAGATATACATTCATTATTACCTTGCAACAATATTGTGAATTTGATTCGTTGTTGCATTCATTTAAATTATGAAGCACAGGAGGTGGAATAATGTATTCATATTTACGCAAGTATTAAATGGCAAGACATGCTTTGAACCCATGCCAACCTTTGAACCCATGCTGAGTGGTTCCTAAGTCTAATGGTCTAAACTGAATTTAAATCAAATTGGATACAACCCAATTTACAATCACTCATTGCCTTCTTTGGTGCAAACTCAGTGTTTTAGATCTCACAATGAAGTAAGTGAGTAATATATGCATAGTAAATGTGGTGGGATAAGTGGGGTTTTAGGGGCATGTTCAACTAGCAGAAACAATTTTGAGAGAAGCCTATCATCAGATACAGAGCTTCAGATCTTGGAAGAGATGCATATCAGTCCACTACTTACCACCTGGGAATCATTGGTTCTAATCTAACTCCCTTAAACATctcattttcttctgtaaaacTAGAACAGTAATGAGACCTACTTTGAGgtattattgtgagaattaaataagataatgcattaaaatgttaatgttaatCACAGTCTAACGAGTGCTagctataatattaaatattattattaggaTGTGGGATGATCTTTTTCTTGATTGGGTAAAGGTGTATGGTGACAAGCAGGGCTTCAGGCATGGGTGAGTTTTGAAATCTTGAGACTCCTATCTCCAATTTTCTTCTCCTCCATACTGGGACCACTGAGATTTTCTGTGTTCTTCAGTGATTCTCAGTTTATTCTTCCTCCAAGCAAATGATTGGTTGCTCTGGAAAATTCATGGGagtcattctttttcttaatttctccctTGAAATCCACATTTTAGTGTGGGTTAAAAAGTCCCTTTTTCCTAAAcccattctttctcttatttgtgTTATTCCATagtcaaataaaagattaagGGTTAAAATTTCCTACATTTTGTGGTATCTTTATTTATCTCACAGATCTGATTTGGTGGCAAATTCCAtgtgataaaatgttttatttgaatttattcttgtttagaaacaatattttactatgtatttattttaatgtttttaaatttcaaccttcattttattttattttattttattttattttattttattttcaatgttcGTTTTAGATACAAgagttacatgtgcagatttgttacatgaaaCATTgtgtaatgctgaggtttggagtaggGATTCTGTCCCCCACTACTGAGCATACtatctgataggtagtttttaacCCCACCTTCCCTTTCTCCACCCTCTAGTAGTctgcagtgtctgttgttcccatattcatgtccatgtgttctcatcatttagctctcacttgttAGTGAGAAtgtgcggtatttggttttctgttcttttgttactttgcttaggattatgtcgtccagattcatccatgttgctgcaaaggacgtgatttctttcttatggctatgtagtatttcaCAGTGtacagatttcttaaagaacttaaaacaaggggagaaagcaaacaaaacacactgccatgtgtgtgcctatgcaactgtattgcatgctctgcacatgtaccccaaaacctaaaatgcaataaaaaaaagaacttaaaacaaagctactatttgacccagtatatacccaaaaagaaATAAGTCATTTTACTACAAAGACAAAGACGtgatcaacctaaatgtccatcaatgatagattggataaagaaaatatggtacatatataccatgggatactatgcagccatgaaaaggtaTGAGATCACCTCCTTTGCAGGGACGTTGACAgatctggaagccattatcctcagcaaactaatgcagaaacagaaaatcaggtACTGCATGCTCtaacttttaagtgggagctgaatgatgaaaacacatggacacctGGTGGAGAAAaacacagtggggcctgtcagACAGTGGCAGGTAGGAGGAacaagagcatcaggaagaaaagCTAATGTGcttggcttaatacctaggtaatgggaTAACCTGTACAGCTAATCACCATGGCACCtgtttatgtaacaaacctgcacatcctgcacatgtacccctgaacttaaaaattggaaattttttttaaaagccacattTATCTGTATGATCATCAgcacactattcacaacagcaaaggcaCAGAATCAGCCctggtgcccatcaatggtagattggataaagaagatgtagtacatatacaccatggattactacacagccatgataaaagaatgaaatcagaaaCAATACTTTTAAATCTTTGTACCTGAATTAAGGTCTTTAGAAGGGTATCCAATCAATACTAACTAATGTTTCCTACTGTCTTTCTCTTAAACACTTGGCAATTTCACTTTCCAAGCCTGACTTATGAAGATGCTATGTTGCTAACTTTAACATACATGACTGCTTTTAGCACACACTATGTTCTACAACcaataataaaaactttatatataaatgtgtgtgtgtgtgtgtgtgtgtgtgtgtgtgtagagagagagagagagttaggtattattattgttattactttaTCATTAAGAACATTGAGAATTTGAGAAGTGATGTGATACTTCAAAATTCTATGGCTAATTTGAGAGTCAAGATTCAAAAGTTGAATAAATCCATCTTCAATCTAATCAAAAGTCAAACCTTTCAGCCGCACATCACTGTCAACATATGTAGATGTGCTAATAGTAATAAGAATGAGATTATAAAGAAAGGTTAAAACACAGGTCATAGCTGGTTGATTCATTTAACACCCTTTTGTAGTTTAAAGAATAAACATTTCactcattttaatttgtttgtttttgtctttgtacaGCTAATGAGAAGCCAATATATAACAAACTGATAAAATTACCACCTTGTCAATCAGAATATCATCtatcttattttttcatatttttggagaAAGAAGCATATTTCATAAGAATCACTAAATTTCCTATAATGGAACATGTATGCACTACACTCCactcagtattttagaaaaaaatttgaaaacatctaTTTCTGCTCTCAAATAACTTACAGTAGGTACAGCTGCCCCACTGCTTTTGCATGAGTTACACTTCTCTCTAAAATGTTTCTTAGATATAGAAACTTACCTTACAGCTGGATGAGCAGAAACAGTCAATACAGAATAATTGATCTGTAATCAGAAAATCAGCCATGGAATATTGCATAAATATGTTTAGAGAAGCTTGCTTTCAGATAGTGGTCAACAGGTTTCAAGATCTCTTAGGGATGGGAAAATAAAGGGAAGAACATTAACATGGAACAAGTCCTGAATCTAGTTTTAATTCTTTCTGTGCACTTAAAGGATTTACTTATCTTCtttcttgagaaaat
Encoded here:
- the LOC100395875 gene encoding olfactory receptor 5B3, with translation MLFLGNLRNQVQVIATMKEYILYLYFSILIQLFNHTVLFCIATSILWVPRTMMENKTEVTQFILLGLTNDSELQVPLFIVFLFIYIITLVGNLGIIVLIFWDSYLHNPMYFFLSNLSLVDFGYSSAVTPMVMAGFLIEDKVISYHACAAQMYIFVAFATVENYLLASMAYDRYAAVCKPLHYTTTMTTSVCVYLTIGSYLCGFLNASIHTGDTFSLSFCKSNEVHHFFCDIPAIMVLACSDRRVSELVLVYVVSFNIFFALLVILISYIFIFITILKMHSALGYQKALSTCASHFIAVAIFYGTIIFMYLQPSSSHSMDTDKMASVFYTMVIPMLNPLVYSLRNKEVKSAFKKVVEKAKLSLGL